In one Populus nigra chromosome 12, ddPopNigr1.1, whole genome shotgun sequence genomic region, the following are encoded:
- the LOC133669953 gene encoding uncharacterized protein LOC133669953 yields the protein MALPPSAQNPVVEQQKVTISNKHGEKLIGLLHDTGSNDMVILCHGFCSTKENDIMVNLAKALEKEGISAFRFDLAGNGESEVSFAYGNYWREADDLRAVIEHFRGASPSRGISAILGHSKGGDVVLLYASKYQDISTVFNVSGRYDLKRGIEERTGKGFMEKIKQDGFIDVKDGTGSVIYRVTKESLMDRLNTDMQEACLAIKKDCRVFTIHGSADEIIPVEEALEFAKIIPNHNLHIIEGANHCYTSHLTELASVVSNLMKATLKQGNDTVRGT from the coding sequence ATGGCTCTCCCTCCGTCTGCCCAAAACCCAGTTGTTGAGCAGCAGAAAgttacaatatcaaacaaacatGGTGAAAAACTGATAGGCTTATTACATGACACTGGATCCAACGACATGGTTATATTATGCCATGGTTTTTGTTCCACAAAGGAAAACGATATCATGGTGAATCTTGCCAAGGCATTAGAAAAGGAAGGAATCTCTGCCTTCCGTTTCGACTTGGCTGGAAATGGGGAAAGTGAAGTTTCATTTGCATATGGAAATTACTGGAGAGAGGCTGATGATTTACGTGCTGTAATCGAACACTTCCGCGGAGCAAGCCCAAGCAGAGGCATAAGTGCAATTCTTGGGCATAGTAAAGGAGGCGATGTGGTGCTCCTATACGCTTCAAAATATCAGGATATCAGCACAGTTTTCAATGTTTCTGGCCGTTATGATCTGAAGAGAGGCATTGAAGAACGAACTGGAAAGGGTTTTATGGAAAAGATCAAACAAGATGGATTCATTGATGTTAAGGATGGAACGGGGAGTGTCATTTATCGTGTGACCAAGGAAAGTCTGATGGATCGCCTGAATACTGATATGCAAGAAGCATGTCTTGCGATCAAGAAGGATTGCAGGGTCTTCACCATTCATGGTTCTGCTGATGAAATCATCCCAGTGGAGGAGGCGTTAGAGTTTGCCAAGATCATACCAAATCACAATCTACACATCATAGAAGGAGCAAATCATTGCTACACTTCACATCTAACTGAGTTAGCATCTGTTGTGTCGAACCTCATGAAAGCAACCTTAAAGCAGGGCAACGATACCGTTAGAGGCACTTGA
- the LOC133669952 gene encoding putative pentatricopeptide repeat-containing protein At1g12700, mitochondrial yields the protein MMMRKSPFAASASCVSQLLQQQQMEMGTFPKFPSFLFFIHQHFTASTASTTNISPSSITDGGFCSDYSNPNSVADAVASFNQLLSIRPVPSIVEFNKLLGSIVKNKHYSTVISFFKQMDLSNIRPNVATLTILINCFCHSNHHHIPFAFSVFGKMFKLGLQPTLVTFNTLLSGLCSKAKIMDAVKLFDEMVKMGHEPDVITYSTIINGLCKMGNTTMALQLLKKMEEKGCKPNVVAYNTIIDSLCKDRLVTEAMDFFSEMVKEGIPPDVFTYSSILHGFCNLGRVNEATSLFKQMVERNVIPNKVTFTILIDGLCKKRMISEAWRVFETMTEKGLEPDVYTYNALMDGYCSRSQMDEAQKLFNIMDRKGCAPNVRSYNILINGHCKSGRIDEAKGLLAEMSHKSLTPDIFTYSTLMRGFCQVGRPQEAQELLKEMCSYGLLPNLITYSIVLDGLCKHGHLDEAFELLKAMQESKIEPNIFIYTILIEGMCTFGKLEAARELFSNLFVKGIQPTVVTYTVMISGLLKGGLSNEACELFREMAVNGCLPNSCTYNVIIQGFLRNGDTPNAVRLIEEMVGKGFSADSSTFRMLSDLESSDEIISQYAWKLSR from the coding sequence ATGATGATGCGGAAAAGCCCTTTCGCAGCTTCTGCTTCTTGTGTTTCTCAGcttcttcaacaacaacaaatggaAATGGGTACTTTTCCTAAATTCCCTTCTTTCTTATTCTTCATTCACCAGCACTTCACTGCTTCTACAGCTTCTACCACCAATATTAGTCCTTCCTCGATAACAGATGGTGGGTTTTGTAGTGATTATAGCAATCCTAATAGTGTTGCCGATGCCGTTGCTTCTTTCAATCAGTTGCTTAGCATTCGTCCGGTGCCATCCATTGTGGAATTTAACAAGTTATTAGGGTCCATTGTGAAAAACAAGCATTACTCTACTGTAATCTCTTTCTTCAAACAAATGGATTTGTCAAATATCAGACCTAATGTTGCTACTCTTACCATTTTGATTAACTGCTTCTGCCACTCCAACCATCATCACATTCCTTTTGCATTCTCTGTTTTTGGTAAAATGTTCAAACTTGGACTTCAACCCACTCTTGTCACTTTCAATACCCTACTTAGCGGCCTTTGCTCCAAGGCCAAAATAATGGATGCAGTAAAATTGTTTGATGAGATGGTAAAGATGGGGCATGAACCTGATGTGATTACTTATAGTACTATAATTAATGGTTTATGCAAAATGGGCAACACGACCATGGCACTTCAGTTGCTCAAGAAGATGGAAGAAAAAGGTTGTAAGCCAAATGTGGTGGCATATAATACAATCATAGATAGCCTTTGTAAAGATAGACTGGTTACTGAAGCCATGGATTTCTTTTCTGAAATGGTCAAGGAAGGAATTCCACCAGATGTTTTTACTTACAGCTCAATTCTGCACGGTTTTTGCAATTTAGGACGAGTGAATGAAGCAACTAGCTTGTTCAAGCAAATGGTTGAAAGGAATGTTATTCCAAATAAAGTGACATTCACTATTTTAATTGATGGACTCTGCAAAAAAAGGATGATTTCAGAAGCTTGGCGTGTTTTTGAAACGATGACTGAAAAGGGTTTAGAACCAGATGTTTACACTTACAATGCTTTGATGGATGGATACTGTTCTCGGAGCCAAATGGATGAGGCCCAAAAATTGTTCAACATCATGGATCGCAAGGGTTGCGCACCTAATGTTCGAAGTTATAACATATTGATCAACGGGCACTGTAAGAGTGGAAGGATTGATGAGGCAAAAGGACTCCTTGCTGAAATGTCTCATAAATCATTGACTCCTGATATTTTCACTTACAGTACTCTTATGAGAGGTTTTTGCCAAGTAGGGAGACCTCAGGAGGCACAGGAACTTCTTAAGGAGATGTGCTCTTATGGCCTGCTTCCAAATTTGATAACTTACTCTATTGTGCTAGATGGCTTATGCAAGCATGGCCATTTGGATGAGGCATTCGAACTGCTCAAGGCAATGCAGGAGAGCAAGATAGAAcctaatattttcatttatactATCCTTATTGAAGGGATGTGCACTTTTGGCAAGCTTGAGGCTGCAAGGGAACTGTTCTCCAATCTTTTTGTTAAAGGAATACAACCTACTGTGGTTACATATACTGTCATGATCAGTGGACTTTTGAAAGGAGGGCTATCAAATGAAGCATGTGAGTTGTTTAGAGAAATGGCAGTTAATGGCTGCTTGCCGAATAGTTGCACTTACAATGTCATAATCCAAGGATTTCTTCGAAACGGTGACACACCAAATGCAGTACGACTAATCGAAGAAATGGTTGGTAAAGGATTCTCTGCAGATTCGTCAACATTTAGAATGTTATCGGATCTGGAATCGAGTGATGAAATCATAAGTCAATATGCGTGGAAGCTATCAAGATAG
- the LOC133669954 gene encoding putative defensin-like protein 184 — MVPEGLFMSLVENLSALLKMVKLSTLCFLFVLFLASDEKLVLMVGARDCHKVWTCKGQNRCWEDCKNRYSGTGLCDLYTAPPVPKQCFCAYKC, encoded by the exons ATGGTGCCAGAAGGCCTCTTTATGAGCTTAGTAGAGAACTTGAGTGCGCTCTTGAAGATGGTGAAACTGTCTACTCTCTGTTTCCTGTTTGTCCTCTTCCTTGCCTCTG ATGAGAAACTAGTGCTCATGGTAGGAGCAAGAGACTGCCACAAGGTATGGACCTGCAAAGGTCAAAATCGTTGCTGGGAAGACTGTAAGAATCGATATAGCGGAACGGGCCTCTGCGATTTGTACACAGCACCACCTGTTCCCAAGCAATGCTTCTGTGCATATAAATGCTAG
- the LOC133669807 gene encoding uncharacterized protein LOC133669807 has product MAGIGYSNRGYSSYDPPSSDDYGSKTCYVSDHVCRPVIIDADGRRRPLISYRVDQNADHYVTKTETYYQQHVHPPMEYEDKEVPRWSEEYHGAENKFRGPLASADGRPQKVEEFITKVQIEASQPKEYAPWDASYRRQTPKATGYDGYTDGYDERNGFSNKDLLKPSGNAHRNDNYDDYYRKQGSNMEPTMNTSGGWARPSHSTWAAPPNAPLSGATNDISAAVGLLREVAKPSVSTSPPSRYRDPTYANTIDSKEAARRYGNFNFSSRPYARDDSYTSTIDSREAARKYRGSAV; this is encoded by the coding sequence ATGGCCGGGATTGGTTACTCAAATAGGGGCTACTCCAGCTACGATCCACCCAGCTCTGATGATTATGGTAGCAAAACATGCTATGTTTCTGATCATGTGTGCCGACCAGTCATCATTGATGCTGATGGGAGGAGAAGGCCTCTAATTTCTTACCGTGTTGATCAAAATGCAGATCACTATGTCACAAAAACTGAGACGTATTATCAACAGCATGTTCATCCACCTATGGAGTATGAAGACAAGGAGGTCCCTCGCTGGTCAGAGGAATATCATGGAGCTGAGAATAAGTTCCGTGGGCCTCTGGCTTCAGCTGATGGTCGCCCTCAAAAAGTAGAGGAATTCATCACCAAAGTGCAAATTGAGGCTAGCCAACCCAAGGAATATGCTCCTTGGGATGCTTCATATCGGCGCCAGACCCCAAAAGCCACAGGCTATGATGGCTACACTGATGGCTATGATGAGCGCAATGGTTTCAGCAACAAAGACTTGCTTAAGCCCAGCGGTAATGCACATCGAAATGACAACTATGATGATTATTACCGCAAACAAGGTAGCAACATGGAACCAACCATGAACACCAGTGGTGGGTGGGCAAGGCCGAGTCATTCAACATGGGCTGCACCACCCAATGCTCCCCTCTCTGGAGCAACAAATGATATCAGTGCAGCTGTGGGATTACTGAGAGAAGTTGCAAAACCTTCTGTCTCTACTTCTCCACCATCCCGGTATAGAGATCCAACCTATGCAAATACCATTGACAGCAAGGAAGCTGCAAGGCGATATGGCAACTTCAATTTTTCATCCAGGCCATATGCAAGAGATGATAGTTACACATCAACCATTGACAGCAGAGAGGCTGCAAGGAAATATAGAGGCTCAGCAGTGTGA